Sequence from the Theropithecus gelada isolate Dixy chromosome 20, Tgel_1.0, whole genome shotgun sequence genome:
TAGTCAACTGCTCCCCACTCGGACCCCCAATAAACCCACACTCCAACTCCACCCATTCCCATTTCCCAACCAATACCCCAATTATCTACGCCCCAGTTCCCCAATCATCCCACCCCATCTCTCACACCACTGCATTTAACCATCCCATCCTTCACACATCACATCTCTTGCTCTCGCTTTCTGCCAACCTGCAGCATCTCATGCCTGGAGATCTTCCCATCGCCATCCAGGTCATAGAGCTGAAATGCATCTGGGGAGAGGGTGGGGGGGGTGGGAAATGAAGGTAGGTCTTCCCTGGCTCTCTTCCAGCAGAAGGCCACCCTGGAGGAGGGGGGAGGTTGTCAATGGGCTCAGGAAGGGAATGGGAGATTCCTGGAGCCTGTCCCTGGTGTGGGTACATCTGCGTTCTCACTTGGGCAGGTCCTCACAAACTCACAGTGAAGTTTGTTCCTTCTGCTGTTGAGAGGTTCAGGTTTCTTGGGGTCTTGGGTTTCTGTGTCCTCATCTTCTACAGGGCGAAAATGAGCCAGGACCCTGACAAAGCCTGGGAAATCAACTTGCTGGCTCCTGGGGAGACAGGGGGCAGAATGGAAAGAGGTGGTGGTCACCTTGGTCATCactctgcctcagtctctaaactcccctcccacccactcACACGCCGGTtttcccgcctccacctcccgatGCCCAGCAGGCCTCACCCATCGGGGAAGAAGCTTTCTATAATGCGGTCTCCCAGGGGGTTCACGGCCAGCGCCCCTATCTGCTGGAGATCCATGCGGCTGCAAAGCCAAAGTTCAAAGAGGGTAAGGCAGAAATGTCAGATGGAGAGTCAAAGAGGGACACGGAGTCAgagagacagaagacagaagtCATGAGGTCGGCTCCCCCTCACCTCAGGTAGCCCTTCTTGTTCCTGTCCAGTGCCCGGAACCGGTGGTGCAGGCGGAGCAGGCTGGCTTGGGAGACtgtgggaaggagaaaggggtgGTGTGTGACCCTGCGGGGCCCGCTCCAGAAACCCGCCCCAATCGGCCGGGAAGATGGGCCAGGGACAGCGGGGGCTGGCTGGAAGGGGCGATCATCCCGGGGAATCAGGGGTGGAGCTGGCCGGGGTGGAGGGAGAGTGACGCGACCCCGCGAAGA
This genomic interval carries:
- the CHP2 gene encoding calcineurin B homologous protein 2, translating into MGSRSSHAAVIPDADSIRRETGFSQASLLRLHHRFRALDRNKKGYLSRMDLQQIGALAVNPLGDRIIESFFPDGSQQVDFPGFVRVLAHFRPVEDEDTETQDPKKPEPLNSRRNKLHYAFQLYDLDGDGKISRHEMLQVLRLMVGVQVTEEQLENIADRTVQEADEDGDGAVSFVEFTKSLEKMDVEQKMSIRILK